The genomic DNA GAATCTCCTATGGAACACATACGGGCGGACACTCGTGTGTGTGAACAAAAGAGCATCCCCAACTTGATTATACTTCGAAACACACATCTacgagtgaaaatgaaaatgtgtgCGGCTAGCACCGCGGACCGCGGCAACAATACCGCGGCGACAATACTGGTCGCTAGCCGTGCCGATATTTAATTcgtagaaaaataatcataatttaccGAGACAAACATAACGACAATTTCCGTGGCGGCAAATCCAGACAGAAAGCTGCACTCGGATTGGCCTAGCGCTATCgcttataattcaaaaactatgcGTCGTACGAGGTTCCGGTAAAGAAATTCTCGGTTGGATTTTGGCAACGTATCACGCTGGCTAGTCCGTGGGAGGTAATTTagagacaccctgtataccGTTccgatatataggtatacatattattaccggccgtccgccgttttattaaataataatataccatAATCTATAGTATACCTTTTgctttgttatatatatatatatatatatatatgtataatatacacatatatgtatacaaaaaatttcaataggTTCATTGCAATAAATTCCATGccgattattatttacttgTGACGTCTCTGCCGGTAACCAAGGCGGCGCCCTCTTTGCGCCCTACCTCTACCAATGTGTAGTTACCATAAGAGAGTCTTACGCgcttttacgatattttttagGCCAATACCAATATACACAGTTACCATCATAACATGCATACGCCTTTATCGATACTTCTTATACGCTAGattaaccgttatttcatcagcCAAGctcatacatataggtatggtAAGGTAGGTTAATATTGTTGGGTGTGACGGTCAGTTTgcgaatatttatttgttcggACAAAACGTTTCGGCTGTGGCATGGCCAGCCGTCCTCAGTTCTGTGGGAATAGTACATATACTTAGTGACTAGGTTTACATGAAAAACATTTGTAACAATTGACAAATTAGGAAGCACGGGCTATACATTCTTCGGCCACGTGTTAACCAATCTAATGTTCCGAATTGGAGGTTAGGAAACCCCTCTTGAAATTTGACTCGACTGTTTACTCTAATACAaagacatttttaaattgttaacATTTTTCTTGAGATTGAAGCTACTTAGAGAGGTACAACAATGACTAGTGTTATGATTTTGATGGTATTTAATTCAAACTTACAAGTTTTCTACTTCTATTGCGCATCTAGGTGTTTAATGAAGGCGCTCCCGTGGAGAAGTGATCGAGAATCGAAAATGTGTGTTACAGGTAGATAGTGGTTACCTGTCGGTCGGTACTGTAGAGACTCGcacatttgaaataattaccaTACGTTACATATGTAGAAGTGGTGCATATAAATTACTTAAATGCTCAATGTCAAGTCTTTTGTTACACGTGATATTCCGACTAATGTGAATCATTTCCTTAACTAACCGGTTTTGATAATTGGACTCGTGAGTTAAGATGGTAGGGTTATCAAAATCGAATTTATGTCCTAAGGATAAGCTATGGTTAGATAAGGCTGATTTGTTCGGATCTTTGCACTTTATAGTGTAGCGGTGATCATTTATGCGTTTGGTCAAATGTTGAGAGGTCTGACCTATATATGCATTCTCACAGTTCAAACAATCTAATTTGTATACTAAATTCGAGTGGAGCATTGTGGGATCAGTATCTTTAAGTCGGGTGAAAATTCTTGCAGATGTGTTTTGTGTTTCATGTACCACtttgatgttgaatttttttaaataacctTTCAGGTTTTCTGAGAGTCCTTGAACGTAAGGTAGAGAGATAGTTATTTTTGTGGAATTGTCGTTAACGATAGttaattctcgtttttttcaaattgaaaaacacaCTATTCTACCAAAAGCGGACTTTTTGAAGGCTGTAGAACTCTGCTTAACGTCTAcgtattttgtttataaaaaagtaTTCTATCAACAAATCAAGGGCGTAGCCATGGGTTCGCCCATTGGTCCTGCAGTTGCAAACATAGTAatggaaaaactggaaaacttCACCATCCCTAAATTAAATTACACTTTACCCTTTTATAAAAGGTACGTCGACGACATACTTACTAGTGTACACCTAGATAACATTAAAGATATTGTAGACAAGTTTAATCAATTTCACCCCAATCTACAATTTACCTTTGAAACACAAAATATAAACTCCATTAGCTTCCTAGATTTAAACATTATTAACATAAACAACACACTGAGGATTGATTGGTTCAGGAAACACACTTGGTCGGGTCGATACTTGCATTTCGGATCACACCACCCATTAACATACAAAAAAAGTGTCATAACAGGACTGGTAGACAGGGAGTTAATATTAGCAAAACCAGAGtttagggaaaaaaatttgaaactcgtCAAAAGCACACTCATAGAAAATGGGTACCCACTGTACACCATTAATAACATCATAACGAATAGAGTAGAAAAActttacaataataatgagttttaaaaaaaacgagaattaaCCATCGTTAACGACAATTCCACAAAAATAACTATCCTTCTACCTTACGTCCAAGGACTCTCAGAAAACCTGAAaggttatttaaaaaaattcaacatcaaaGTGGTACATAAAACACAAAACACATCTGCAAGAATTTTCACCCGACTTAAAGATACTGATCCCACAATGCTTCACTCGAATTTAGTATACAAATTAGATTGTTTGAACTGTGAGAATGCATATATAGGTCAGACCTCTCAACATTTGAAGAAACGCATAAATGATCACCGCTACACTATAAAATGTAAAGATCCGAACAAATCAGCCTTATCTAACCATAGCTTATCCTTAggacaaaaatttgattttgataacCCTACCATCTTAACTCACGAGTCCAATTATCAAAACTGGTTAGTTAAGGAAATGATTCACATTAGTCGGAATATCACGTGTAACAAAAGAACTGACATTGAGCATTCAAGTAATTTATATGCACCACTTCTACATATGTAACGTAtggtaattatttcaaatgtgCGAGTCTCTACAGTACCGACCGACAGGTAACCACTATCCACCTGTAACACACATTCTCGATTCTCGATCACTTCTCCACGGGAGCGCCTTCAATGAACACCTAGATGCGCAATAGAAGTAGAAAACTCGTAAGTTTGAATTAAATACCATCAAAATCATAACACTAGTCATTGTTGTACCTCTCTAAGTAGCTTCAATCTCAAGAAAAATgttaacaatttaaaaatgtcttTGTATTAGACTAAACAGTCGAGTCAAATTTCAAGAGGGGTTTCCTAACCTCCAATTCGGAACATTAGATTGGTTAACACGTGGCCGAAGAATGTATAGCCCGTGCTTCCTAATTTGTCAATTGTTACAAATGTTTTTCATGTAAACCTAGTCACTAAGTATATGTACTATTCCCACGGAACTGAGGATGGCTGGCCATGCCACAGCCGAAACGTTTTGTccgaacaaataaatattcgaaaactGACCGTCACACCCAACAATATTAACCTACCTTGTCTGATGCAACGGTCAACAACCTCTCTACACATATAGGTATggtacatatattttcacatttgacTATTATATCTTTCAAGATTAGCTTTCACATAAAACTATAGTTTACGATCTCAGTTGCAATAGCTCAAGttataaacacttgcaatagaTTTTAAACTCAGCACTCAATAAAGATAATCAAGTAGACTAAACACAGGAAACGTGGGAAGAGAAATCATGAATAGCTCACAGACAGATAAGCCTTCATTCTCAGAACCAAAGATAGCGTCCTTATATTAGCGACGATGCGACCAATCAGTGATTCACGCCTTGCTTTAAACCAACCATCTCGCGCTAATTCCCCGCCGAGATCTCATACACTAATCAGAAACTTTACCCCCAAATAAATAAACGCCCTCATCCAATTATTCTAGACCGGCGAAAAACAGCGACTCTTCTGAACTCCTACTTTTTTCCGCCAAGTCAACCCCGATTCAAACTAAAGCATAAGAAATTGAGCAGTCGAAGGATAATGTTATTCAGAGAAGAGATTTAGACTTCACTCAAAGAGCATTAATCGAACCGCTAAATAGATCAGAACTTTTACCAAAATCACAGAATCAAGTTAGAGAATAACTAATTCAGAACCTCCGTAACTTAGATGCAGTTATTACTGTGGTAGGTGATAATCATCAGTTTGTACAACAAATTATTAACTTTACAATTGAGAACTTCAAAAGATTGTGTTAATAAATGTGTATTTAAACCCAAATGTTGTCatctataattatttcaatcacgcatagtgatAGTTAGCACGAGCCAAGTATAACAAACTCTTAAAATTTCGGGTAAGCTAGACGAGAAGCCCTCAGGAGCTGATCAGCAGATTTTCGAGATTCATGTACATAAACTACGTAAGTCAAGAGTACAACCTCAATCACGCAGCGAATCAGAATCAAGTCACAACGTCCCTCTTGAGACGGAACATACTTACAGAATGAGACTTCTCATAGCGCTTCCAGATGTGCTAAGGCGCAAAAGCGGAGAAGTGATCTTTTAATACAATCAATGCAAGGTCAATACATTGGCGAATTGATTTAACCAGTACATCGAAACTCGCAATCTGAATAGTTGGtatgaaatttgaagataTTTTGACAACAGATGGATgtaatttacattttcaataaGCGTGCATATTGCAATAAATAATAgtcttgaaaattgttttttactgTATTATCAATCACCTCATATTCTTTTCCCACGATATCAACCACATGACATTCTTTTTCCCTGCCAAATTCCAAATGCATGTGGTGGAGAGTTTATAAAAGTTAGAATTGAAAACTTTATTGTTACGGAACGGAATTAGCTTACAAgagaatttgatgaaatatgTATTAACAATGACAATTATGGATTTCtcaaaattgaacgaatctGCGCTATCTGGGTGGACCATACAATCAACTTGAATTTGTTTACGTATCATTTAAGTATCACATACAAATTTTGTACCTTATACTATTAATACgttaaatattgaataaaaagtttgaaattgaatgaatttgtCACCCAACGTTAAGCCATCCTGTCCACCAGTATTTCCGATAAACAATGCAATCAACTCAGGTtctcttttacaaaataaaaaattcaatttcgaattGAGTTTTAAGCCTAGGAAAGTGTTATTCTGAACACCAATGAGCAAAGATGAAGGTTGTCAAGCGGCGTTTGAATCTCGTAACTGTAATTTGAACTCTACGATGAGGCTTTGAGCGGACTGAGTTGAGAATAGAGTGCAAGGTTGACCAGCATCTGAGTTAGCGTACTGTTTAAGCCTCGGGTCTTGCGGAGTTGGGTTACTATCGTTCTTGGAATGCAAAACATGATTACGTTGGAGTACAGCTTGGTCAAAGACGGAATGCGAAGTTGAGATTTCGTTTCAACAAATTCGCAGTTTTcaattaaactttttatttggaaaaaaaattttcgtcgccTCTAGTATCGTTATGATTAGATTAATGAAAGCTAAGATTAgagtaatcaaaaaaatagtaaacgctgatcaaaaaaatttacaaatctgCTAGGTGTAAACAAATGTCCCTCGACTTGTAGTAAGTGCACTTTTCGATTCCTCAGATTGACTGAGCTGGTCCAGGATTGACAGTCTTATATAATAAACCCTTGTGCTTATGTTTTACAAACGAAGGTATGCGATATTGTAAGGTGATCCCTATGTTCGTCGAATGTCACCATCTAGTTTCGTGTAATTGTTCCAGCTCATACAGCTCCGCGCATAcagatatatgtacatacaactcGGCCTATAAAAGGTATTCTCACCACGGCAAACGATCATTCATGTTTCAACTTGTCAAGCGCACGTAAGAAGTAAGAAAGCTCAAAATAGAATCCccgaaatgttt from Diprion similis isolate iyDipSimi1 chromosome 2, iyDipSimi1.1, whole genome shotgun sequence includes the following:
- the LOC124416189 gene encoding uncharacterized protein LOC124416189: MEKLENFTIPKLNYTLPFYKRYVDDILTSVHLDNIKDIVDKFNQFHPNLQFTFETQNINSISFLDLNIININNTLRIDWFRKHTWSGRYLHFGSHHPLTYKKSVITGLVDRELILAKPEFREKNLKLVKKLTIVNDNSTKITILLPYVQGLSENLKGYLKKFNIKVVHKTQNTSARIFTRLKDTDPTMLHSNLVYKLDCLNCENAYIGQTSQHLKKRINDHRYTIKCKDPNKSALSNHSLSLGQKFDFDNPTILTHESNYQNWLVKEMIHISRNITCNKRTDIEHSSNLYAPLLHM